The window AGCAATACAGAATTAAGTACTCTGTAATATAACGGAtgaattctattattattacaaaaatgttatttaattattaatttttgtatacAAAATGCAGTTAACatgtttaaattgattttacgatatgtattatgtatataCCATAAATGGactttttttcatataataataaaaaacaaaattttcccTAAATAACTTCGGGCCGCAACTGCAAAATTATGATCAggtaatttattgataaaataataaaaaaaatatattgattttctaaGAATCGAGCAGCTCCATCTTCATCGCTGTTGCAAAACCACTCCGGCGTTCTAAAGGTTTGTGTCACTCTCTTCACCACTTCTATCTGCATAGGAAACTGACGATGTTTATCCAAATCAACTAATTTGGACTTCATATATCACATGTTCACGCTTCTCATCTCATTTTTAGTTTGCTTCTCGCTAGAGCGAAACTCTATCCGTGTATTATTGGCTTTGAAAATTTGTGGGTTCCACACTTTCTTTCCACAATCTCTGTAAGTCTAGGTTCAAATGATTactaattactattattaaatataatctcACAATATAAGACAGGTGTAATAGCTCACTTGTCTGTTCATGTCTTGATTCTGAAGAGAGATGAAGATAAAGTATGCGAACATAGGAAACTAAGAGAATTGGATGGCCAGTCACTCTCAGTTTTCAGTTATTTCAATATCTCACAAGTAAGCAATTGAGGCCGGTTTTATACTTGCTTGGGAAGCAGTTGCTAAGAAGATTCTATCTATGAATGTGAGCAATGAAATCATCGTATTCTCTTCGAGTTTTCAGTCAATTGGTGAgctttttttgaaatctgactTCGTTGTATGTTTCTTCATCTCTCAACGATCAATTTGCAtactatatatgttatatttcgatgtgattttattttcttaGACTTGATGACAGTGTTACATTGTGTATTATTGTCTTTGGATATTTGTGGCATTGTGGGTTTCATACACTCTCTTTTTGCTATCTCTGTGAATCTAGGTTCCATGTTGATTTTAACTATAAGCATACTTTACAAGATGTCTTTGTTTATTAGTCCAACACTCCATGGCTTAGGTATCTGTTACTGTTAGATGTACAAGTTATGATCAACATTTTTCTTGAATAGGGATTAATAGAGACATAGGTGTAAGAGCTCACCTGTGCATTTAAGTCTTTATTTTGAACAGTTATGAAGGTAAAGTATACAAATACATGAAACTAAGATAATTGAGACAACCAGTCACTCTGTTTTCAGTTATTTCGAAATTGCACAAGTTGGCCAGTTTAATACTTGTTGGCAAGCAGTTGCAAAGAAGATTTTATCTACGAATATGAGCAATAAAATCATCATATTCTCTTCGTGTATCACCTCCTTCTGCCACTGATCTCCTGACTGCGCAACCCAACTCCACTGCTCTCTTCCTCATCTCTTCTCCATCTCTTGACGCCATTAATTTTCTAACAGATTTCTCAATAGTCAAAGATTCTACCAACTCATCCCGACATGCCCAATTCTGTACCACTAGTCCAATTTTAAGAACCTTAGTCACCAACAAGGCATTAAAGGGCTGATCAGAATGCATAGGCCATGTTGCCAGAGGCACTCCCATTGTTATACTCTCCATGCATGAATTCCATCCACAATGACTCATAAATCCCCCCGTTGATGCATGAGCCAAAATCTTCACCTGGGGCGCCCAATCTCTCAATATCTTCCCCTGACCACTTGATTCTATTCTTTCTTCGTACCCTTTGGGCAATTCACATACTCTCACATCTCCTGTAAATATGTCTCCTTTATCTGCGTCTCTCAGTACCCAAATGAATTTTTGTCCGCTGCTTTCCAACCCTATAGCGAGGgcattgatttgttcgtcggtTAAACAAGTTGTTGTTCCAAATGAAACTAATATAACAGAATCCGGAGCTTGATTGTCTAGCCACTCCAAGCACTTGTCTTGGTGTTGATTGTTTGATGTATTGCATATCTGGACCGCATTGAGTGGTCCAATGGCCCATTGTCTAGCATTGACTTTAGCAAGTACATCAAGAAATGGAGCTTCAATAGCTCTACATGTGTTGTAGATTGCCCCTGAGCTGTATTTCTGGTGCTCCATCTGCCTATTAGTAAATTCCGTGACTTCTTTTGTGGCAGTAGTTCCACTGGAAGGTATCTGCCTTAAAATCTCATCGTCGATCTCTGTTGGTTTTCCCACGATTGACCAGAGGTAATAGGAGATTAGAAAGGTGGAGACGGGTTGAAAAGAGTAGGCCTCTCCATTCGGCAATGAGGCCAAGTCTTGAATGACTGAGCCCATCAGGAAGTCATGAATTACCACCACCCTTTTGGCGGTGGGTGAGAGAGCAGAGAGGAGTCCAGCCACCGGCTCTCTGAGAAACAAGGCAGCATCGAATGACGGTTGAAGGTGAGAAGGGAATTTGGTGGCGGTATGTGGGTTGGGAAGTGGAGATTCGTAAGGAGGGGTTTCGAGTTCATGGAATTGTATCATCATGTTGGAAATGGAGAGCGGATCCCACCCGTGGACTCGGGACTTTGCCTGGCGGGTGTGGGTAATGGTGCTGACATAGTGAACCGGAATTTTATAAGAGGAGATATGGCGGGAGAGGTGGAGGAGCTGATTAAGATGGCCTTGTGCTGGAAACGGCACCACCACTACTATTACTTCTTGAACTTTTGTTGCTTCATCACAACTAGCCATTCTGATGATCAGAATCAGTTTCTTCCGCTGATACACTAGTAAAGTACAGTAATCTTCCGTTCTTGAAGTAGAATAGTAGGATTGTTTATCTTTCAGTTTTTGTATAGAGTTTGTTTTATGCATATGTCACATACTGCCAATGATCACAAATGTGGAGATACTTCCTAGAAAAAGTGTCATCATGTATATTGTACAGGTATGTTAAATGCATTTTACAGCatgatataataaaagatttCTAATCATTTGCCCATATTATATATACCACTCCAGCATTTTAGCAATTTAATTCCCCCAATGCTCTGAATCGCCATCTGATATTTTTCATGAGTACAAATTCACAGGGCTGGACAGTGTCAACAAGCTTTTGTAATGTACAAACTCTTGTTATAAAATGAAACAATACTTGTGAATAAACTTGTATGCCCGGACGAAATGAAGTGGCCCATGGAACCAACATGTGAAAGAAACAGCTCGGTAAAAGTTGAGAGTTGAGACGTCATGGACGGCCATAAGTATATCAGTCACTGATGGCATGCTGTACAGTTCGGCACTCAATCTACCATCTTGCCAGGTACAAAACTtagcaaaataatatatattcatgaACCTGTTGCATTGCATTAAGAACCGATTATTATGCACTTCCACCATAATCATCTAGTAATGTGAGCATTTTTTTAAGGATTGTAAGTTTTAGTAAAATGGAGTGGGTATATGCATTTGCCTAGAAGCTGCAATCAACTATGTCGTCTTTTGTTCACAGGTTTTGTTATTTATCTTTTCCGAAGACTTAGATGTTGATGTTGTGACTGCACGTCTGCAATTTGTTATTTGCTACTACGGTTTCCTCACGTATCAGAACAATAATACTGAGGATGGCTTGGTTATTTATAGCTGCCCTTCACGTATGACTGATGTTCATTGTTGCACATTTTACTGAAACTTTAATGAATTACTGCCAGTTACTAACTTCCTGTTTTATTTGACCCTTACataacatttttcttttttataaaatttcaactttatatttttatataacacaattttaaaaataataaaatacatgGAAAATCCATGAAATCGATGCTTTTGGGACAGAAAAAGTGGTAATTgtatcataattttaatttttattttatgtttactCGTATGATCAAATATTAAATTGCTGAAGTTCTTTTTTG of the Daucus carota subsp. sativus chromosome 4, DH1 v3.0, whole genome shotgun sequence genome contains:
- the LOC108217437 gene encoding uncharacterized protein LOC108217437; this translates as MHKTNSIQKLKDKQSYYSTSRTEDYCTLLVYQRKKLILIIRMASCDEATKVQEVIVVVVPFPAQGHLNQLLHLSRHISSYKIPVHYVSTITHTRQAKSRVHGWDPLSISNMMIQFHELETPPYESPLPNPHTATKFPSHLQPSFDAALFLREPVAGLLSALSPTAKRVVVIHDFLMGSVIQDLASLPNGEAYSFQPVSTFLISYYLWSIVGKPTEIDDEILRQIPSSGTTATKEVTEFTNRQMEHQKYSSGAIYNTCRAIEAPFLDVLAKVNARQWAIGPLNAVQICNTSNNQHQDKCLEWLDNQAPDSVILVSFGTTTCLTDEQINALAIGLESSGQKFIWVLRDADKGDIFTGDVRVCELPKGYEERIESSGQGKILRDWAPQVKILAHASTGGFMSHCGWNSCMESITMGVPLATWPMHSDQPFNALLVTKVLKIGLVVQNWACRDELVESLTIEKSVRKLMASRDGEEMRKRAVELGCAVRRSVAEGGDTRREYDDFIAHIRRFHVFVYFTFITVQNKDLNAQCDHWPCLTCINPHSVRKLIDKTLPTILSQVVQITTLLVYPRKKLIPVIRMASYDEATKSHEVIVVMVPFPAQGHLNQLLHLSRHISSYRIPVHYVSSTAHTRQAKSRVHGWDPLSISNKMIQFHELETPPYESPLPNPHTATKFPSHLQPSFDAAMFLREPVARLLSALSPVAKRVVVIHDYLMGSVIQDLASLPNGEAYSFHPASSFIFSCYIWPIVGKPEEIDDEILQQIPSTESTTPPEVMEFTNRQMEHQKYSSGAIYNTCRAIEAPFLDVLAKVNARQWAIGPLNAVQICNTSNNQHQDKCLEWLDNQAPDSVILVSFGTTTCLTDEQIHALAIGLESSGQKFIWVLRDADKGDIFTGDVRVYELPKGYEERIESSGQGMILRDWAPQVKILAHASTGGFMSHCGWNSCMESITMGVPLATWPMHSDQPFNALLVTKVLKIGLVVQDWARRDELVESSTIEKSVRRLMASRDGEEMRKRAVELGSAVRRSVAEGGDTRREYDDFIAHIRR